In a genomic window of Streptococcus oralis:
- a CDS encoding replication-associated recombination protein A: protein MPDNLALRMRPKTIDQVIGQEHLVGPGKIIRRMVEANRLSSMILYGPPGIGKTSIASAIAGTTKYAFRTFNATVDSKKRLQEIAEEAKFSGGLVLLLDEIHRLDKTKQDFLLPLLESGLVIMIGATTENPFFSVTPAIRSRVQIFELEPLSNQDVKQALQIAISDPERGFDFPVELDEDALDFIATSTNGDLRSAFNSLDLAVLSTPENDKGIRHITLDIMENSLQRSYITMDKDGDGHYDVLSALQKSIRGSDVDASLHYAARLIEAGDLPSLARRLTVIAYEDIGLANPEAQIHTVTALDAAQKIGFPEARILIANVVIDLALSPKSNSAYVAMDKALADLKTSGHLPIPRHLRDGHYSGSKELGNAQNYLYPHNYPGNWVKQDYLPEKIKDQRYFTPEDTGKYERALAQRKETIDKLRDL, encoded by the coding sequence ATGCCAGACAATCTCGCGCTTCGCATGCGCCCAAAAACTATCGACCAGGTCATCGGTCAGGAGCATCTGGTCGGACCAGGAAAAATTATCCGTCGCATGGTGGAAGCCAATCGTCTGTCCTCCATGATTCTCTACGGACCTCCAGGTATTGGCAAGACCAGTATTGCCTCTGCCATCGCTGGAACGACCAAGTATGCCTTTCGGACCTTTAATGCGACAGTCGATAGTAAGAAGCGACTTCAAGAAATCGCTGAAGAGGCTAAATTCTCTGGTGGATTGGTCCTACTACTGGACGAGATCCACCGACTAGATAAAACCAAGCAAGACTTTCTCCTTCCCCTCTTAGAAAGTGGTCTGGTCATCATGATTGGGGCGACGACTGAAAATCCTTTCTTTTCTGTCACTCCAGCCATTCGTAGCCGTGTTCAGATTTTTGAGTTAGAACCCTTGTCCAATCAAGATGTTAAACAAGCCCTGCAAATTGCCATCAGCGACCCTGAAAGGGGATTTGACTTCCCAGTTGAGCTAGATGAGGATGCGCTGGATTTCATCGCAACCTCTACAAATGGAGACCTGCGTTCTGCCTTTAACTCGCTGGATCTGGCTGTTCTCTCTACTCCCGAAAATGACAAGGGCATCCGCCATATCACACTGGATATCATGGAAAACAGCCTGCAGAGGAGTTACATTACCATGGATAAGGATGGGGACGGTCACTACGATGTCCTCTCAGCCCTGCAAAAGTCTATCCGTGGCTCGGACGTTGATGCCAGTCTCCACTATGCTGCCCGCTTGATTGAGGCTGGGGATCTTCCTAGTCTCGCTCGTCGCTTGACCGTTATCGCCTATGAAGATATCGGTTTGGCCAATCCTGAAGCTCAAATCCATACTGTAACTGCTCTAGATGCTGCTCAAAAGATTGGCTTCCCAGAAGCTCGCATCCTCATCGCCAATGTCGTGATTGATTTGGCACTTTCACCCAAGTCCAACTCAGCCTATGTGGCGATGGACAAGGCCCTTGCTGATCTCAAAACATCAGGGCATTTGCCTATCCCTCGACACCTGCGCGATGGCCACTACAGCGGAAGCAAGGAACTTGGGAATGCGCAAAACTATCTCTATCCGCACAACTATCCTGGAAACTGGGTCAAGCAAGACTATCTGCCAGAAAAAATCAAAGACCAGCGCTATTTCACTCCGGAAGATACTGGCAAGTACGAACGGGCCTTGGCGCAACGCAAGGAAACCATTGATAAATTACGGGACTTGTGA
- a CDS encoding NADP-dependent oxidoreductase, whose translation MKVAQHTTYNKNNITLNIIEIAKPSITDKQVLVKVSAAGVNPLDNMISRGEVKMIVPYKLPQTAGNEVVGIIEETGRQVKNLKVGDRVFGRLPLDHIGAFAEYVAVDSQALAKVPDYLSDEEAAAVPLTALTIMQALELMDAQASKTIFISGGTGGVGGMAIPIAKAKGLKVITNGAGDSAERVLNLGADRFIDYKTEDYTKNVSQVDYVLDTLGGAETEKQMSIMKKGGHLVSLRAMPNGDFAKRMNLPEWKQIILGLAGRKFDKMADKYGVHYHFIFVESNGAQLQEVADLFSKLEIKPSIDTVYPFEEVNSALDKVANGRSRGKTVLSFKK comes from the coding sequence ATGAAAGTCGCTCAACACACTACTTATAATAAAAACAATATCACACTGAACATCATAGAAATCGCTAAACCAAGCATTACAGACAAACAAGTTTTGGTCAAAGTCTCCGCAGCTGGTGTTAATCCTCTGGATAACATGATTTCCCGAGGAGAAGTCAAGATGATCGTACCTTACAAACTCCCACAAACTGCGGGTAATGAAGTGGTCGGTATCATTGAAGAGACCGGAAGACAAGTCAAAAACCTCAAAGTTGGAGACCGAGTTTTTGGACGTCTCCCACTCGACCACATCGGTGCCTTTGCAGAATACGTTGCTGTCGATAGCCAAGCCTTAGCCAAGGTTCCAGACTATCTTTCAGACGAGGAAGCCGCTGCTGTTCCGCTTACTGCCTTGACCATTATGCAAGCCTTGGAACTCATGGATGCTCAAGCTAGCAAGACAATCTTTATCTCTGGTGGTACAGGCGGTGTCGGTGGAATGGCCATTCCGATTGCTAAGGCTAAAGGTTTGAAGGTCATTACCAATGGGGCTGGAGATAGCGCTGAGCGTGTATTGAACCTAGGAGCAGACCGCTTTATCGATTACAAAACAGAGGATTATACAAAAAATGTTAGCCAGGTTGATTATGTCCTCGATACTCTCGGTGGAGCTGAAACTGAAAAACAAATGTCTATCATGAAAAAAGGTGGTCACCTTGTTTCTCTCCGTGCTATGCCAAACGGTGACTTTGCCAAACGTATGAATCTGCCAGAATGGAAACAGATTATTCTCGGCTTAGCAGGTCGTAAATTTGATAAGATGGCTGACAAATACGGTGTCCACTACCATTTTATCTTTGTAGAAAGCAACGGCGCTCAATTACAAGAGGTAGCTGACCTCTTTAGTAAATTAGAAATCAAACCCTCTATCGATACAGTTTATCCATTTGAAGAAGTGAATAGCGCCTTAGACAAGGTCGCTAATGGTCGCTCGCGTGGAAAAACAGTCCTCAGCTTTAAGAAATAA
- a CDS encoding HdeD family acid-resistance protein — MKFSNRLLLFLAGVVFVLLGLFLFTNPVANLVAYSWWISFGLLVSSIAAILGYFSAPKELRSPVYLFQGFVSLLLALYLVAYGFVTLPVVIPTIVGIWLIVEAIIAFFKGNRLRLIFPIIGSNIMWVALLEFLLGLVILFNPVATGVFVVYVIAFSFLVTGFTYIIEAFRK; from the coding sequence ATGAAATTTTCTAATCGTTTACTGCTATTCCTTGCAGGAGTTGTTTTTGTCCTTTTAGGACTTTTCCTATTTACAAACCCAGTAGCTAATCTTGTTGCTTACAGCTGGTGGATTTCATTTGGTTTACTGGTTTCTTCTATAGCAGCTATTTTAGGCTATTTCTCTGCACCAAAAGAGCTTCGCTCACCTGTTTATCTTTTCCAAGGATTTGTTAGTCTTCTCTTAGCTCTTTACCTCGTTGCTTATGGCTTTGTGACCCTGCCGGTCGTCATTCCGACCATTGTAGGAATTTGGTTAATTGTAGAAGCCATTATTGCTTTCTTTAAAGGCAATCGTCTAAGATTGATTTTCCCTATTATTGGTAGCAATATCATGTGGGTAGCCTTGCTTGAATTTTTACTAGGTCTAGTGATTCTGTTCAATCCAGTGGCTACAGGTGTCTTTGTCGTTTATGTCATTGCCTTTTCATTTTTAGTTACTGGCTTCACCTACATTATTGAGGCCTTTCGTAAATAG
- a CDS encoding GlsB/YeaQ/YmgE family stress response membrane protein codes for MLWSIIVGGLIGLAAGAITKKGGSMGIIANIFAGLIGSSVGQSLLGSWGPSLAGMAIIPSIVGAVIVVAVVSFLFGKK; via the coding sequence ATGTTGTGGTCCATTATTGTAGGAGGTCTTATTGGTCTCGCCGCTGGTGCAATCACTAAAAAAGGTGGTTCAATGGGAATAATTGCAAATATCTTTGCAGGGCTTATCGGTTCATCTGTAGGACAATCTCTTCTCGGAAGCTGGGGACCTTCATTGGCTGGGATGGCTATTATTCCATCAATCGTAGGTGCTGTGATTGTTGTTGCAGTCGTTTCATTTCTATTTGGTAAAAAATAA
- a CDS encoding CsbD family protein, with protein sequence MSTEEKLNQAKGSIKEGVGKMIGDEKMEKEGTAEKVVSKVKEVAEDAKDAVEGAIEGVKNMLHKDEK encoded by the coding sequence ATGTCAACAGAAGAAAAATTAAACCAAGCAAAAGGTTCCATTAAAGAAGGTGTCGGCAAAATGATCGGCGATGAAAAAATGGAAAAAGAAGGAACAGCTGAAAAAGTTGTTTCTAAAGTAAAAGAAGTTGCTGAAGATGCAAAAGACGCTGTCGAAGGCGCTATTGAAGGTGTTAAAAACATGCTTCACAAAGACGAAAAATAA
- a CDS encoding GNAT family N-acetyltransferase, with product MMIRFEENVSTENAQHVCQWSNSLGKSFQEQWMGTMIPFPLTIQVLQDLEGIFSIFDGQEFVGLIQKIRLEDRNLHIGRFFINPQKQGQGLGSQALRKFVSLAFENEDIDTISLNVYEANQTAYKLYQKAGFEIVQMVEVPIRKYIMKKGR from the coding sequence ATGATGATTCGTTTTGAAGAAAATGTGAGCACAGAAAATGCTCAGCACGTATGCCAATGGTCCAACTCCCTTGGCAAATCCTTTCAAGAACAATGGATGGGAACAATGATTCCTTTTCCCTTAACAATTCAAGTCTTGCAAGATTTGGAAGGAATTTTTTCAATCTTTGATGGACAAGAGTTTGTGGGGCTTATCCAGAAAATCAGGCTAGAAGACAGGAATCTTCATATCGGGAGATTTTTTATCAACCCTCAGAAGCAGGGGCAAGGCTTAGGTAGCCAGGCTTTAAGAAAATTTGTTAGTTTGGCCTTTGAAAATGAAGACATAGACACTATTTCTCTAAATGTCTACGAGGCAAATCAAACAGCTTACAAGCTTTACCAAAAAGCAGGATTTGAAATCGTTCAAATGGTTGAAGTACCTATACGAAAATACATCATGAAAAAGGGCAGATAG
- a CDS encoding DUF2273 domain-containing protein, whose translation MEWFKKYQYPIIAGLVGVILACFILSFGFFKTLFVLICGGLGAFAGYYVKEKYLNK comes from the coding sequence ATGGAATGGTTTAAAAAATATCAGTATCCAATTATTGCAGGTCTAGTAGGTGTCATTCTCGCTTGCTTTATCTTATCCTTTGGCTTTTTCAAAACACTATTTGTGTTAATCTGTGGAGGTTTAGGAGCATTTGCTGGATACTATGTTAAGGAAAAATATTTAAATAAATAA
- a CDS encoding effector binding domain-containing protein, with amino-acid sequence MKHQTKPSFTLVGKSILIEGTTVHEHHYSKEKTAFYTQLFKEGMLGKLMPHSLDKRGYALIVPHKDGIQYYAGVAANNAVAGYESILVPEKDYLVSSASGDKSRLLFDKLEDNFFEGEYSSLYNDGIILEILLNGNPMDAEVELWVPNSTN; translated from the coding sequence ATGAAACATCAAACTAAACCATCGTTTACCTTAGTTGGCAAGAGTATTTTGATAGAAGGAACTACAGTTCATGAACATCACTATTCTAAAGAGAAAACGGCATTCTATACTCAGTTATTTAAAGAAGGAATGCTAGGAAAATTGATGCCCCATTCTCTAGATAAAAGAGGCTATGCTTTGATAGTTCCTCATAAAGATGGTATACAATACTACGCAGGAGTTGCGGCAAATAATGCTGTGGCAGGTTACGAAAGCATTCTTGTCCCAGAGAAAGATTATTTAGTAAGCTCAGCCAGTGGTGATAAATCAAGACTCTTGTTTGATAAATTGGAGGATAACTTTTTTGAGGGAGAATATAGTTCGCTTTACAATGATGGAATTATCTTAGAAATACTTTTAAACGGTAATCCCATGGATGCAGAAGTTGAGCTTTGGGTTCCCAATTCAACAAACTAA
- a CDS encoding alpha/beta fold hydrolase: MSYLTTKNQYITVQGNQIAYRELSKGKSKLPLLMLVHLAATLDNWDPRLLDLIAEKHHVIVVDLPRVGASQGKVASTIPGMAEQTIAFIQALGYDKINLLGLSMGGMIAQEIVRIKPNLVNRLILAGTGPRGGKEIDKVTGKTFKYMFKAGLERIDPKRYIFYNHDEQGKIEALKVLGRMGMRTKEFADKDMNVSGFLTQLKAIKGWGKDPQDDLTFITQPTLIVNGDKDMQVPTENSYDMHEKIENSKLIIYPNAGHGSIFQYADEFSKELITFLED; the protein is encoded by the coding sequence ATGTCATATCTTACAACTAAAAATCAATACATCACTGTCCAAGGAAATCAAATTGCCTATCGCGAACTCAGTAAAGGCAAATCAAAACTACCTCTTCTGATGCTGGTCCATTTGGCAGCAACTCTAGATAACTGGGATCCAAGACTATTAGACTTGATTGCTGAAAAGCACCATGTCATTGTAGTCGATCTTCCTAGAGTAGGAGCCAGCCAGGGAAAAGTTGCTTCGACGATTCCTGGAATGGCTGAGCAGACAATTGCCTTTATTCAAGCCCTTGGTTACGATAAAATCAACCTCCTAGGTCTTTCAATGGGAGGTATGATTGCACAAGAAATTGTCAGAATCAAGCCTAATCTAGTCAACCGTCTCATCTTGGCAGGAACAGGACCTCGAGGTGGAAAAGAGATCGATAAGGTAACAGGGAAAACATTTAAGTATATGTTTAAAGCTGGACTCGAGCGCATCGACCCTAAACGCTATATCTTCTATAATCATGATGAACAAGGGAAAATTGAAGCTTTGAAAGTTCTAGGACGAATGGGTATGAGAACAAAGGAATTTGCGGATAAAGACATGAACGTATCAGGATTCCTAACTCAACTCAAAGCTATTAAAGGTTGGGGGAAAGATCCTCAAGACGATCTAACATTTATCACTCAACCAACCTTAATCGTCAACGGGGACAAGGATATGCAGGTTCCAACGGAAAATTCCTATGACATGCATGAGAAAATCGAAAATAGTAAGCTGATTATCTATCCAAATGCAGGGCACGGTTCGATCTTCCAATATGCAGACGAATTTTCAAAAGAACTCATTACTTTCTTGGAGGACTAA
- a CDS encoding Rrf2 family transcriptional regulator: MDTKFSVALHILTMISESKETLSSQALAISVGTNASYIRKVIALLKNADLIHSHQGKTGYQLSKSPKKMTLLEIYYATQEIKHISLFPVHQNSNPDCPVGKHIQGAVSPLFASAESQLEKELANQTLEDVIDNLYKQVRN; encoded by the coding sequence ATGGATACAAAATTCTCAGTTGCTTTGCATATCTTAACAATGATTAGTGAAAGCAAGGAAACCTTAAGTTCTCAAGCACTAGCTATTAGTGTTGGGACTAACGCTAGTTACATTCGAAAAGTAATTGCCTTATTGAAAAATGCAGATTTGATTCATTCCCATCAAGGAAAAACGGGTTATCAACTCAGTAAGTCTCCAAAGAAAATGACTTTACTAGAGATCTACTATGCTACTCAAGAAATCAAACATATTAGTTTATTTCCTGTTCATCAAAATAGTAATCCTGATTGTCCCGTTGGAAAACATATCCAAGGAGCAGTTTCACCGCTTTTCGCTAGTGCCGAATCTCAATTAGAGAAGGAATTAGCAAATCAAACTTTAGAAGATGTCATTGACAATTTATATAAACAAGTCCGGAACTGA
- a CDS encoding Asp23/Gls24 family envelope stress response protein has translation MSNVDKNVDKKDVAVVSQNVKGELTYEDKVIQKIIGLSLEKVPGLLDVDGGFFSNLTEKIINTDNVTHGVNVEVGKEQVAVDLNIVVEYQKNVPALYKEIKDVVVSQVTKMTDLEVVEVNVNVVDIKTKEQHEADSVSLQDRVTDVASSTGEFASEQFEKVKSGIGSGVAAVQEKVGEGVEAVKGETKENARVH, from the coding sequence ATGTCAAACGTAGATAAAAATGTAGATAAAAAAGATGTTGCTGTTGTTTCTCAAAATGTCAAAGGGGAACTCACTTATGAAGACAAAGTAATCCAAAAAATCATTGGTCTTTCGCTTGAAAAAGTACCTGGACTTTTGGATGTGGATGGAGGATTCTTCTCTAATCTAACAGAAAAAATTATCAATACAGATAATGTCACTCATGGTGTCAATGTTGAAGTTGGGAAAGAGCAAGTTGCAGTTGACTTGAACATTGTTGTTGAATACCAAAAGAATGTCCCTGCTTTGTACAAAGAAATCAAAGATGTTGTCGTATCACAAGTTACAAAAATGACGGATCTAGAAGTTGTTGAAGTCAATGTGAATGTTGTTGATATCAAAACGAAGGAACAGCATGAAGCAGATTCAGTTAGCCTTCAAGATCGAGTAACTGACGTGGCTTCTTCAACAGGAGAATTTGCTTCAGAACAATTTGAAAAAGTGAAATCTGGTATCGGTTCAGGTGTTGCTGCTGTTCAAGAAAAAGTAGGCGAAGGTGTTGAAGCCGTTAAAGGCGAAACAAAAGAAAATGCTCGCGTACACTAA
- a CDS encoding prepilin peptidase yields MIDLYFFLVGSILASFLGLVIDRFPEQSIIRPASHCDSCQTRLRPLDLIPILSQVFNRFRCRYCKIRYPFWYALFELGLGILFLAWSWGWISLGQIILITAGLTLGIYDFRHQEYPLLVWMTFHLILMAFCGWNLVMVFFIILGIMAHFIDIRMGAGDFLFLASCALVFSVTELLILIQFASAAGILAFLLQKKKERLPFVPFLLLAATIIIFYQFLLVC; encoded by the coding sequence ATGATTGATCTTTATTTTTTTCTTGTCGGGAGCATTCTCGCTTCTTTCTTGGGTTTGGTCATTGACCGTTTTCCTGAGCAATCCATTATCCGACCAGCTAGTCACTGCGATTCCTGTCAGACTCGCTTGCGTCCGTTGGATTTGATTCCTATCCTCTCGCAGGTATTTAATCGCTTTCGCTGTCGCTACTGCAAGATTCGTTATCCATTCTGGTATGCCCTCTTTGAACTCGGCTTAGGAATCCTCTTTCTAGCTTGGTCTTGGGGATGGATTTCCTTGGGTCAAATCATCCTCATCACTGCTGGCCTGACCTTAGGAATCTATGACTTTCGCCATCAGGAATATCCCTTGCTGGTCTGGATGACTTTCCACCTAATCCTCATGGCTTTCTGTGGTTGGAATCTAGTCATGGTCTTCTTCATTATCCTTGGAATCATGGCTCATTTCATAGATATCCGCATGGGTGCAGGGGATTTTCTCTTTCTGGCTTCTTGTGCGCTCGTCTTTAGCGTGACAGAATTACTCATCTTGATTCAGTTCGCTTCTGCGGCAGGCATTCTGGCCTTTCTCCTGCAAAAGAAAAAGGAAAGACTTCCTTTCGTGCCTTTCCTCTTACTTGCTGCAACTATAATAATTTTCTATCAGTTCTTATTAGTTTGTTGA
- the amaP gene encoding alkaline shock response membrane anchor protein AmaP has product MSKSKKILLLIFCILILTIFLPILIDYHQVSDLDIHLFSWRELYAEFMIARYVFWGTLVLSVLVLISMLVILFYPKQYLEIQLETQEDTLKLKNSAIEGFVRCLVIDHQLIKEPTVHVNSRKNKCFVYVEGKILPSENISNRCLVIQNEITHGLKQFFGIEREVKLEVKVKEFEPPKTTKKTVSRVK; this is encoded by the coding sequence ATGTCAAAATCAAAGAAAATATTGTTACTTATTTTCTGTATCTTAATCTTGACTATTTTCCTTCCTATTCTCATAGATTATCATCAGGTCAGTGATTTAGATATCCACTTATTCAGTTGGAGAGAACTCTACGCTGAATTTATGATTGCTAGATATGTCTTTTGGGGGACACTTGTCCTATCTGTTTTAGTGTTAATTTCAATGCTAGTAATACTCTTCTATCCTAAACAGTATTTAGAGATTCAATTAGAGACTCAAGAAGATACATTAAAACTAAAAAATTCAGCTATCGAAGGCTTTGTTCGATGTTTGGTCATTGATCATCAGTTGATCAAAGAACCAACAGTCCATGTAAATAGCCGCAAAAATAAATGTTTCGTTTATGTTGAGGGCAAAATTCTTCCTTCAGAAAACATCTCAAATCGATGTCTTGTCATCCAGAATGAAATAACTCATGGATTAAAGCAGTTCTTTGGTATTGAACGTGAGGTAAAACTTGAAGTTAAAGTGAAAGAATTTGAACCTCCAAAAACGACCAAAAAGACTGTTAGTCGTGTAAAGTAA
- a CDS encoding SDR family NAD(P)-dependent oxidoreductase, translated as MVKTILITGATDGIGKHLAKKLASEGHQIILHGRNPQKLELALQEVRAVSLRGRVSSYLADFSKLDDVYRFVEEIKRDFQSIDVLFNNAGLYAGKERKASAENVELTFMLSVLIPYMLTTELSPLLEKAPDGRIINTSSYMHHFAKVKDLDFGFENNYNPGLAYNNSKLYTIWMTRYLARKFFLRGSNITINSYHPGLISTNLGNDSSDEKTKKSLFGRLMKSFSKDLDEGIKTGYYLTLSEEVTGLTGYYFDDKTVKTVSEKGYTFERSQDLIAYCNDKIEMFQNKSTIS; from the coding sequence ATGGTCAAAACGATTCTGATTACAGGTGCTACTGACGGTATTGGGAAACATTTGGCAAAGAAACTGGCCAGTGAAGGTCATCAGATCATCCTCCATGGTCGAAACCCTCAAAAACTTGAGTTGGCGCTTCAAGAGGTTCGGGCAGTTTCCTTGAGAGGCAGAGTTTCTAGTTACCTTGCAGATTTTTCAAAATTAGACGATGTTTATCGATTTGTGGAAGAAATCAAGCGAGACTTTCAAAGTATCGATGTCTTGTTTAACAATGCAGGACTGTATGCAGGAAAAGAACGAAAAGCGAGTGCTGAAAATGTCGAGTTGACTTTTATGTTATCCGTTCTCATTCCCTATATGTTAACAACTGAGCTAAGCCCCTTGTTAGAAAAAGCGCCTGACGGTCGTATCATTAATACCTCCTCCTATATGCATCATTTTGCCAAGGTCAAGGATTTAGACTTTGGATTTGAGAACAATTATAATCCCGGATTGGCCTATAATAATTCTAAACTTTACACTATTTGGATGACACGCTATCTAGCCAGAAAGTTCTTCTTAAGAGGTTCAAACATCACCATCAATTCTTACCATCCAGGTTTAATTTCAACCAACTTGGGGAATGATTCCAGTGATGAAAAAACGAAAAAGTCTCTCTTTGGACGCCTGATGAAATCTTTTTCAAAAGATTTAGATGAGGGAATTAAAACAGGCTACTACCTCACCTTATCAGAAGAAGTCACTGGTTTGACAGGCTACTATTTTGATGATAAAACTGTCAAAACAGTTTCTGAAAAAGGTTATACTTTTGAAAGATCTCAGGATTTAATCGCTTATTGCAATGATAAGATTGAGATGTTTCAAAATAAGTCCACAATATCTTAA
- a CDS encoding M protein trans-acting positive regulator PRD domain-containing protein, with protein sequence MRDLLSKKSHRQLELLELLFENKRWFHISELAELLHCAERSVKDDLSHVRSSFPDLLFHSSTNGIRIINTDDSDIEMIYHHFFKHSTHFSILEFVFFNEGCDKENICKEFYISSSSLYRIISHINKIIKKQYRFEISLNPVRITGNEIDIRYFFAQYFSEKYYFLEWPFEDFSVEPLCKLLALVYKETAFPVNFATQRMLKLLLVTNLYRIKFGHFLEVEKNSFNNQLLESFMQAEEIEEIVASFDSEYHISLNIEVIGQLFVSYFQKMFFIDEEVFLNHAKTDSYVKKSYQLLGDLVDQVSRDYNLQVDNRDNLIWHLHNTAHLHRQELSTEFILFDQKGNTIKNFQNIFPRFVSEVKEGMEHYLKTLEMDDSSMKVNHLSYTFITHSKHLVLNLLQNQPKLKVLVMSNFDQYHAKSVAETLSYYCSNNFELEVWSELELSLDALKESPYDIIISNFIIPPIENKRLIYSNNVNTVALISLLNAMMFIRLDE encoded by the coding sequence ATGAGAGATTTATTATCGAAAAAAAGTCACAGACAATTAGAATTATTAGAATTACTATTTGAAAACAAACGCTGGTTTCATATTTCAGAACTAGCAGAATTATTGCACTGTGCAGAACGTTCTGTAAAAGATGACTTATCCCATGTCAGATCTTCTTTTCCTGACTTGCTATTTCATTCCTCGACAAATGGTATCCGTATCATAAATACTGACGATAGTGATATTGAAATGATCTATCATCATTTTTTTAAGCATTCAACTCACTTTTCAATATTAGAATTTGTCTTCTTCAATGAAGGATGTGATAAAGAGAATATTTGCAAAGAGTTTTATATCAGTTCTTCCTCTCTTTACCGTATCATCAGTCATATTAATAAAATTATTAAGAAGCAATATCGTTTTGAAATTAGCCTCAATCCAGTTCGAATCACTGGAAATGAAATCGATATCCGTTACTTTTTTGCCCAATATTTTTCAGAGAAATATTATTTCCTCGAATGGCCCTTTGAAGATTTTTCTGTAGAACCTTTGTGTAAGCTGTTGGCACTGGTCTATAAAGAAACTGCATTTCCAGTCAATTTCGCCACTCAACGAATGTTAAAGTTACTCCTCGTAACAAATTTATACCGAATAAAGTTTGGTCATTTCTTGGAAGTTGAGAAAAATTCTTTTAACAATCAATTGTTGGAATCTTTCATGCAGGCAGAAGAAATCGAAGAGATTGTAGCCAGCTTTGATTCTGAATATCATATCTCATTGAATATAGAAGTGATAGGTCAACTGTTTGTATCCTATTTTCAAAAAATGTTTTTCATAGATGAAGAAGTATTTCTGAACCATGCAAAAACAGACAGTTATGTAAAAAAATCGTATCAGTTATTGGGAGATCTAGTAGATCAGGTATCAAGAGACTATAATCTTCAAGTAGACAATAGAGACAATCTGATTTGGCATCTGCATAATACGGCACATCTGCATCGTCAGGAATTATCGACAGAGTTTATCCTATTTGATCAAAAAGGTAATACAATCAAGAACTTTCAAAATATTTTCCCTCGCTTTGTTTCAGAGGTGAAGGAAGGAATGGAACATTATCTAAAGACTTTGGAAATGGATGATAGTTCAATGAAGGTCAATCATTTGTCTTATACTTTTATCACTCATAGCAAACACTTGGTGCTAAATCTTTTACAAAATCAACCGAAATTAAAGGTTTTGGTCATGAGTAATTTTGATCAGTATCATGCAAAATCAGTAGCTGAGACACTTTCTTACTATTGCAGCAACAATTTTGAACTGGAAGTTTGGAGTGAATTAGAGTTATCACTTGATGCTCTAAAGGAATCACCTTACGACATCATTATTTCTAATTTTATTATTCCTCCTATTGAAAATAAGAGACTGATCTATTCCAATAATGTCAATACAGTCGCTCTCATCTCTTTGCTTAACGCAATGATGTTTATTCGATTAGACGAGTAA
- a CDS encoding thiol-disulfide isomerase, with amino-acid sequence MSRPRKIRILLASVLALVVGINLYSQYQSHQERFQLKTSFEEKDTIAVLKHLTDSGRYASDIRKAGYVVPPDGAIRLDGGIDSIGIKGDIDLKMLNPGRDEVSVIFETMVNEEKINAYYILDKQLTLKRRYYSYISNQNKESVMISQAEEERLLKIVRKELKAFLDKMYQTLYG; translated from the coding sequence ATGTCGAGACCTAGAAAAATACGAATCTTGCTCGCTTCTGTACTTGCCCTAGTTGTTGGTATCAATCTTTATTCTCAGTATCAAAGCCACCAAGAACGGTTCCAATTAAAGACCTCCTTTGAAGAAAAGGACACTATAGCCGTCTTAAAACATTTAACGGATTCAGGGAGATATGCGTCTGACATTCGTAAAGCAGGCTATGTCGTTCCTCCCGACGGTGCCATTCGCTTGGATGGAGGAATTGACTCCATAGGGATAAAAGGAGACATTGATTTGAAAATGTTGAATCCTGGCAGGGATGAAGTCTCTGTTATATTTGAAACAATGGTAAATGAGGAAAAAATAAATGCCTACTATATTTTAGATAAGCAATTAACCCTAAAACGTAGATACTATTCTTATATTAGTAATCAAAATAAAGAAAGTGTGATGATATCTCAAGCCGAAGAAGAACGCTTATTAAAGATTGTTCGAAAAGAGTTGAAAGCTTTTCTAGATAAGATGTATCAGACTTTGTATGGTTGA